A single window of Colletotrichum higginsianum IMI 349063 chromosome 8, whole genome shotgun sequence DNA harbors:
- a CDS encoding NmrA family protein, whose amino-acid sequence MATDRKVLVLGGTGPAGICLLRELLFRKHSTIVFARSPDKVPQDLATNPLIEIIKGDVNDAAAMSAAVARSSAVLSLLGPDITRDRKIDPSFFPDIYSKSVFPAMKQHGVRRIVAMGTITIKRPDDRWTLIQTALGLLMPLLADNLYRTMQNLARVFEHESLGLDWTVFRIAAIPGESDEASWRNDREGELYTEPVGEKGWQSSIKRSALARWIVDAVEGKADAWIGKMPAVSNV is encoded by the exons ATGGCGACGGATCGAAAAGTGTtggtcctcggcggcacAGGGCCTGCTGGCATCTGCCTGCTCCGCGAGCTCCTCTTCCGTAAACACTCGACCATTGTGTTCGCGAGAAGCCCAGACAAGGTCCCGCAGGACCTGGCCACCAACCCACTGATTGAG ATCATCAAAGGCGACGTCAACGACGCAGCCGCCAtgtcggcggccgtggccCGCAGCTCCGccgtcctctccctcctgGGCCCCGACATCACGCGGGACAGGAAAATCGAcccttccttcttccccgACATCTACTCAAAGTCCGTGTTCCCGGCGATGAAGCAGCACGGGGTCAGGCGCATCGTGGCCATGggcaccatcaccatcaagcGGCCCGACGACCGCTGGACGCTCATACAGACCGCCCTGGGCCTCCTCAtgcccctcctcgccgacaaccTCTACCGCACGATGCAGAACCTCGCCCGCGTCTTCGAGCACGAGTCGCTGGGCCTGGACTGGACCGTCTTCCGCATCGCCGCGATCCCGGGCGAGTCCGACGAGGCCAGCTGGCGGAACGAccgcgagggcgagctgTACACCGAGCCGGTCGGCGAGAAGGGGTGGCAGTCGTCGATCAAACGGTCGGCCTTGGCCCGCTGGATCGTGGACGCCGTGGAGGGCAAAGCCGACGCCTGGATCGGCAAGATGCCCGCAGTCAGCAACGTGTGA
- a CDS encoding Alpha-ketoglutarate dependent xanthine dioxygenase yields MGSMPGFKIQPFKNGLKFGAEVHGLDINNMTGKSKFSAAVRMSDSHEQLDADVENLRETIQKYFVVVVKNQQNELPSKNWELLQKLDPGAPEFTDEEWAKFYNPEGKGILLGYNAIPNAGRLYLMGKGYQGKDHYGLKNVEINEAFADAYYSKPLPLEDFKKGVARFQSWHMDGPQYNINPPKFSSFRSIRVPQGEQTVEWADGSGMTMKIKPGRTAFISTAQMYDVLSEDEKRMADHSWCEYMYYPYEWILGCRGNPNGLNVACEGREVPEEVMESMPRDPKHQQILPMVWVNDATGGKHFQVQPNIVRRLFIRSGPDEKPRVIDDIKEVRDFLTNIQGRILRPENVYVGPEDEGDHLFWYNWGVMHSKIDYPVEFGVRTAHQGWLPGSKAPKGPVPIPGR; encoded by the exons ATGGGATCAATGCCAGGCTTCAAAATCCAGCCTTTTAAGAATGGTTTGAAA TTCGGCGCAGAGGTCCACGGGCTTGACATCAATAACATGACGGGTAAGTCGAAGTTCTCTGCTGCCGTTAGAATGTCAGATTCTCATGAGCAACTAGATGCCGATGTCGAGAATCTACGTGAGACAATCCAGAAGTActttgttgttgtcgtcaaAAACCAGCAGAATGAGCTCCCGAGCAAGAACTGGGAGCTCTTGCAAAAGCTTGATCCTGGGGCGCCCGAATTCACGGACGAGGAGTGGGCCAAATTCTACAACCCAGAGGGCAAAGGAATTCTA CTAGGCTACAATGCGATCCCCAATGCTGGGCGTCTCTACCTCATGGGCAAAGGATACCAGGGCAAGGATCACTATGGGTTGAAAAACGTTGAAATCAACGAAGCGTTTGCGGATGCCTACTACTCTAAGCCTCTGCCCCTCGAGGATTTCAAGAAAGGTGTCGCGCGCTTCCAGTCCTGGCACATGGACGGCCCGCAATATAACATCAACCCTCCCAAGTTCAGCTCCTTTCGCAGCATTCGAGTGCCTCAAGGCGAACAAACTGTTGAATGGGCTGATGGCTCGGGCATGACCATGAAGATCAAGCCTGGACGCACTGCCTTCATTAGCACAGCTCAGATGTACGACGTGCTCAGCGAAGACGAGAAGAGGATGGCCGACCACAGCTGGTGCGAGTACATGTACTACCCGTACGAGTGGATCCTGGGCTGCCGCGGGAATCCCAACGGGCTCAACGTTGCTTGCGAAGGCAGAGAGGTGCCGGAGGAAGTTATGGAGTCTATGCCCAGAGATCCCAAACATCAACAAATT CTTCCAATGGTATGGGTGAACGACGCTACCGGCGGGAAACATTTCCAGGTGCAGCCGAATATTGTGCGCCGGCTCTTCATTCGTAGCGGACCCGACGAGAAACCCAGAGTTATTGATGATATCAAGGAGGTGCGAGACTTCCTCACGAACATCCAGGGCCGGATTCTTCGGCCGGAAAATGTCTACGTCGGCCCTGAAGACGAAGGAGACCATCTCTTTTGGTACAACTGGGGTGTGATGCACTCCAAGATTGATTATCCCGTCGAATTTGGGGTCAGAACGGCCCATCAAGGTTGGCTCCCAGGAAGCAAGGCGCCTAAAGGCCCAGTGCCTATCCCCGGGCGTTAA
- a CDS encoding Major facilitator superfamily transporter: MATLNSGPPGHEKDGIAQEVAADASVVASDSPPTSTSQTSPTTEKASIPAGPPDGGLQAWLHILGSFFLYFNTWGLISSFGAFQAFYQSDILSGSTPFQISAIGSLQNFLMVFLGFIIGPIYDLGYSRHLLVVGSVLVLAGLVLQAFCRTLWQFLLCQGVVIGIGTGCLSTLGVALPSQWFSTRLALANGIAANGSGVGGLVLPALFRAMQPKIGFRWTVLVFALISLVTLGVANLVIKTSKLKIPLKRRPLVDRSVFRDVPFLCFLAACCLLFLGMYTPYVYVQTYALDRGMASEDVALYLLSILNGASIVGRIVPNFFAPHVGIMNMIAAAVFVMSIAAFSFAATDSQASLIAVTVVYGFFSGTFFALQPTTFVKLTADKSYMGTRFGMAFTVMSVALLFGSPIAGALSRSHGYLSGWIWSGCCLAASGATIYVARGFSGGWKPNKVV, encoded by the exons ATGGCGACGTTAAACAGCGGTCCCCCGGGAcacgagaaggacggcaTCGCGCAGGAGGTCGCGGCGGAcgcctccgtcgtcgccagcgACAGCCCCCCGACGTCCACGTCACAGACATCACCAACTACCGAGAAGGCATCGATCCCTGCCGGGCCGCCGGACGGTGGTCTGCAGGCATGGCTCCACATCCTTGGCTCGTTCTTCCTGTACTTCAATACGTGGG GCTTGATATCCAGCTTCGGCGCCTTCCAGGCCTTCTACCAGTCCGACATCCTCAGCGGCAGCACCCCCTTCCAGATCTCGGCCATCGGCTCCCTGCAGAACTTCCTCATGGTGTTCCTGGGCTTCATCATCGGGCCCATCTACGACCTCGGCTACTCGcgccacctcctcgtcgtcgggtcCGTCCTCGTGCTCGCGGGGCTCGTCCTGCAGGCCTTCTGCCGCACCCTGTGGCAGTTCCTCCTCTGCCagggcgtcgtcatcggcatcgggACGGGCTGCCTGTCCACCCTGGGCGTGGCGCTGCCGTCGCAGTGGTTCTCGACGAGGCTGGCGCTGGCCAACGGCATCGCGGCCAACGGGAGCGGTGTTGGCGG CCTCGTCCTGCCCGCCCTGTTCCGCGCCATGCAGCCCAAGATCGGCTTCCGCTGgaccgtcctcgtcttcgccctcatCTCGCTCGTCacgctcggcgtcgccaacCTCGTCATCAAGACCTCCAAGCTCAAGATCCCGCTGAAGCGCCGCCCGCTCGTCGACCGCTCCGTCTTCCGCGACGTGCCCTTCCTCtgcttcctcgccgcctgctgcctgctcttcctcggcatgTACACGCCCTACGTCTACGTCCAGACCTACGCGCTCGACAGGGGCATGGCGAGCGAGGACGTCGCCCTCTacctcctctccatcctcaACGGCGCCTCCATCGTCGGCCGCATCGTGCCCAACTTCTTCGCGCCCCACGTCGGCATCATGAACatgatcgccgccgccgtcttcgtcatgtccatcgccgccttctccttcgccgccaccgacagCCAGGCGTCGCTGatcgccgtcaccgtcgtctaCGGCTTCTTCAGCGGCACCTTCTTCGCGCTGCAGCCCACGACCTTCGTCAAGCTGACGGCCGACAAGAGCTACATGGGCACGCGCTTCGGCATGGCCTTCACCGTCATGTCGGTGGCCCTGCTGTTCGGCTCGCCCATCGCCGGCGCGCTGTCCAGGTCGCACGGCTACCTGAGCGGATGGATCTGGTCGGGCTGCTGTCTGGCGGCGAGCGGCGCGACCATCTACGTTGCGCGCGGCTTCTCGGGCGGTTGGAAGCCGAACAAGGTTGTTTGA
- a CDS encoding Gpi anchored protein, with protein MVRISALSAAGLALAGYVCAHPGEHHSHDHMKRNIQLRDNVAAIGQRSLNSCSNSAGAQAMKKRAVERRAQKVKEIRAKKGLKAPARKYRRDSDDLTAWEAVNHNMTGSRDAGIFTPLEDVFSANTSCVLAPEITDGPYYIVGEYLRSNVIESEWCEGVPVFLEVQYVDVATCDPIPAVAVDIWNCNATGIYSGISTNGNYAADGLNSTYLRGVQLTDHDGVAQFETIFPGHYEGRATHTHLLSHANATVMPNGTISVWDAPVSHIGQLFWPESIRSAVEELYPYNTNEQAVTSNAEDMWSILQADASYDPFPQFVYLSDDLQDGLFAWIQIGVNASADYTDDDYYSIAGYLDEEGGHSTGASVGGGGGGGGAPGGGNGTMTGSPPSGTGAPPS; from the exons ATGGTCCGCATCTCTGCCCTCTCGGCCGCgggcctcgccctcgccggctACGTCTGCGCCCACCCCGGCGAGCACCACAGCCACGACCACATGAAGCGCAACATCCAGCTCCGCGACAACGTGGCCGCCATCGGGCAGCGCTCCCTCAACTCGTGCTCCAACTCGGCCGGCGCCCAGGCCATGAAGAAGCGTGCCGTCGAGCGCCGCGCCCagaaggtcaaggagatCCGCGCCAAGAAGGGACTCAAGGCCC CCGCCCGAAAGTACCGCCGTGATTCCGACGACCTCACCGCGTGGGAAGCCGTCAACCACAACATGACGGGCTCCAGAGACGCCGGCATCTTCACGCCGCTCGAGGACGTCTTCAGTGCCAACACGTCGTGCGTGCTGGCGCCCGAGATCACCGACGGGCCTTACTACATCGTGGGCGAGTACCTGCGGTCCAACGTCATCGAGTCCGAGTGGTGCGAGGGCGTGCCCGTGTTCCTCGAGGTGCAGTACGTCGACGTGGCGACGTGCGACCCGATcccggccgtcgccgtcgacatctGGAACTGCAACGCCACGGGCATCTACTCGGGCATCTCGACCAACGGCAActacgccgccgacggcctcaaCAGCACGTACCTGCGCGGCGTCCAGCTCACCGaccacgacggcgtcgcccagTTCGAGACCATCTTCCCGGGCCACTACGAGGGCCGCGCGACGCACACCCACCTGCTCTCGCACGCCAACGCCACCGTGATGCCCAACGGCACCATCTCGGTCTGGGACGCGCCCGTCAGCCACATCGGCCAGCTCTTCTGGCCCGAGTCCATCCGctccgccgtcgaggagctctACCCGTACAACACCAACGAGCAGGCCGTCACCAGCAACGCCGAGGACATGTGGTCCATCCTCCAGGCCGACGCCTCCTACGACCCCTTCCCCCAGTTCGTCTACCTCAGCGACGACCTGCAGGACGGCCTCTTCGCCTGGATCCAGATCGGCGTCAACGCCTCGGCCGACTacaccgacgacgactactACAGCATCGCCGgctacctcgacgaggagggcggccacTCCACCGGCGCTAgtgtcggcggtggcggcggcggtggcggtgcccccggcggcggcaacggcaccaTGACCGGATCTCCCCCGTCCGGCACCGGCGCTCCCCCTTCTTGA
- a CDS encoding Cytochrome P40 monooxygenase, with protein sequence MLPTVQITGWASWPVLGLLGLLLALYVAYKCAYLMFFHPLAKYPGPRAAAISDLWFTASISSGRHPFRMIELHRKYGDVVRIGPTWLSFNTPEAYMDVYGRPSQGKKAFLKFAQYERPGDISTTRDPELHAVQKKALSKGFSATALRDQEVVLQQYLHTLIQQIRDLGKNGEAAVNVGEALNWFTLDIIGDLAFGESFDSLSKASNHSQALITDALRYSGVEYLRRQRPYLGSLIARLLFPRSLEEKHLEYQAIAGAKAEKRIQRADLDRQDFFSHLIRDRRITKNELMATAWTLIMAGSETTATALTATIFYLLRNPDCLQKLAQEVRMSFNSAEQIKGDSVTGLPYLNGVIEEGLRLFPPLAIGLPRESPGAVVDGRYIPEGTCVSVENLSLSYDTRYWNDPESFRPERWLGDGFEGDCKLAHHPFSEGTRSCIGKNLAYLEMRVLLASLVYHFEWDLVSEIEDWNKSSMCYALWTMPELLVKFRPRVEA encoded by the exons ATGCTGCCAACCGTGCAGATCACAGGATGGGCCTCATGGCCAGTCCTTGGACTCCTGGGCTTG CTTTTGGCTCTTTACGTTGCGTACAAGTGCGCTTACTTGATGTTCTTCCATCCACTAGCGAAATACCCTGGGCCAAGAGCAGCGGCCATCTCTGAT CTATGGTTCACTGCTTCCATATCCAGCGGCCGACACCCATTCAGAATGATAGAGCTTCATCGCAAGTACG GTGATGTTGTTCGCATTGGGCCGACTTGGCTTTCCTTCAACACGCCGGAAGCGTATATGGACGTGTATGGAAGGCCATCTCAGGGCAAAAAGGCATTTCTCAAGTTCGCGCAGTACGAGCGACCCGGAGACATCTCCACTACGCGAGACCCCGAGTTGCATGCGGTCCAGAAAAAAGCCTTGTCGAAAGGGTTTAGTGCCACAGCACTGCGTGACCAAGAGGTTGTTTTGCAGCAGTATCTTCACACGTTGATCCAGCAGATACGCGATCTTGGAAAGAACGGAGAAGCTGCCGTCAATGTTGGTGAGGCTCTGAATTGGTTTACGTTGGACATCATCG GCGATCTTGCATTTGGCGAGTCTTTTGACTCTCTTTCCAAAGCATCCAACCACTCGCAAGCACTCATCACGGACGCTTTGCGCTACAGTGGTGTCGAGTATCTCCGGCGTCAACGGCCGTACCTTGGATCCTTGATTGCTCGGCTCCTGTTTCCGCGTTCTCTGGAAGAGAAACACCTCGAGTACCAGGCGATAGCCGGTGCAAAGGCTGAAAAGCGCATTCAACGAGCAGACCTTGACCGACAGGACTTCTTCAGCCATCTTATACGGGATCGTCGTATCACTAAGAATGAGTTGATGGCCACAGCCTGGACCTTGATCATGGCTGGCTCTGAgaccaccgccaccgctcTCACTGCTACTATATTTTACCTGCTTCGCAACCCCGATTGTTTGCAGAAACTGGCCCAAGAAGTTCGGATGAGTTTCAACTCTGCGGAACAGATTAAAG GGGACTCCGTTACCGGGCTTCCATACCTTAACGGCGTTATAGAGGAAGGTCTGCGGCTCTTTCCACCTTTAGCCATTGGCCTGCCGCGTGAGTCGCCAGGCGCTGTGGTCGATGGTCGGTACATTCCCGAGGGTACCTGCGTGTCTGTCGAGAACTTATCGCTGTCCTACGACACGCGCTATTGGAATGATCCAGAGTCGTTCAGGCCCGAAAGGTGGCTGGGCGATGGCTTTGAAGGCGACTGCAAGCTGGCTCACCACCCTTTCTCCGAGGGTACACGGTCATGCATTGGGAAGAACTTGGCCTACCTTGAGATGCGTGTCTTGCTCGCTAGTCTCGTTTATCATTTTGAGTGGGATCTGGTTTCGGAAATCGAGGACTGGAACAAGAGCAGCATGTGCTATGCCTTATGGACGATGCCTGAGCTGCTGGTCAAGTTCCGTCCCCGAGTCGAGGCGTAG
- a CDS encoding Isoflavone reductase has protein sequence MTIKTVAVVGASGLVGLRVVKVLQEKGFDVTAVSRESSTATFPPGVAVRRADLSSVESLTAAFVGQDAVVSAISTVAVIVPGAQDPLIDAAAAAGVKRFVPSEYGLNTRNLEGEILGDWLKAKTAAVDYLIKKAEENPGFTWTGVGTSLFFDWSITRGIYGISLENKSITIFDSGDQKVSTTSLSFLAEGIAAVLRHPGETANKYINIVEFEVTQNQLHKLFEEETGAIFTVEHKTADEAERVGKEKLAAGGRFPFEEFLQKYWFGDGPGHAIKEEDKANKVLELPQSDLREVVRRYIAEHTA, from the exons ATGACCATCAAGACTGTTGCCGTTGTCGGC GCttccggcctcgtcggcctccgCGTCGTCAAGGTCCTGCAAGAAAAGGGCTTCGACGTCACGGCCGTTTCCCGCGAGTCCTCGACCGCCACGTTCCCTCcgggcgtcgccgtccgtAGGGCCGACTTGTCGTCCGTCGAGTCTctcaccgccgccttcgtcggccaggacgccgtcgtctccgccatctcgaccgtcgccgtcatcgtccccGGCGCGCAGGACCCgctcatcgacgccgccgccgccgccggcgtcaagcGTTTCGTCCCGTCCGAGTACGGCCTCAACACTCGCAACCTGGAGGGCGAGATCCTCGGCGACTGGCTCAAggccaagacggcggcggtcgacTACCTgatcaagaaggccgaggagaaccCTGGCTTCACGTGGACCGGTGTTGGGACAAGTCTTTTCTTCGACTGG AGCATCACGAGGGGCATCTACGGCATCTCCCTCGAGAACAAGAGCATCACCATCTTCGACTCCGGGGACCAAAAGGTCTCCACGACGTCGCTCTCCTTCCTCGCAGagggcatcgccgccgtgctACGGCACCCCGGCGAGACGGCCAACAAGTACATCAACAtcgtcgagttcgaggtcACGCAGAACCAGCTTCACAAGCTgttcgaggaggagacgggggCCATCTTCACGGTCGAGCACAagaccgccgacgaggccgagagggtgggcaaggagaagctggcgGCCGGCGGGAGGTTTCCCTTTGAGGAGTTCCTCCAGAAGTACTGGTTTGGCGACGGCCCGGGCCacgccatcaaggaggaggacaaggcgAACAAGGTGCTCGAGCTGCCGCAGAGCGATCTGCGCGAGGTCGTGAGGCGGTATATTGCGGAGCACACAGCTTGA
- a CDS encoding TdiB protein, whose translation MENTDKRVESRRNGQELWWLVCKPAIAGLLDHAGTYSPEEKERQLTFFRRHVTPWLGPPPLSDGAHAVNPIDVTSPVEASINFTSLAKPIVRYQYEPLSATRERQGILAENFGQNHVREMLSQMKEEIRDIDLHWADQFIENLFPNNEAEVELALKRAQTELPPPLDHALTFNMALDLSGATRKMKAYMFPMAKNLATGRHRDARDAGFDAIRNLKPHGDKLVPAVDFLDRYWDTCPERLILDMIGMDCIDPSKARIKIYAHVSTRNSWDLIRHVSTFGGQATDPDRLRGLEILHSLWDVLRNEQSNPGEDYDKPMRHPTSFLGSIMFSFEIVPGRQIPEVKIYVPMWQYSPSDGHVAKNLISAFQKLGWHDVAENYLPNLRRTFPGADLDSPSSVLHSNLSYSYSPATGAYISVYYAVSGNATTATGQAE comes from the exons ATGGAAAACACAGACAAACGCGTTGAAAGCAGACGCAACGGTCAGGAATTATGGTGGCTAGTATGCAAGCCTGCTATAGCCGGTTTGTTGGACCACGCAGGGACTTACTCACCT gaagaaaaagaacgGCAATTGACGTTCTTCCGGCGACACGTTACACCCTGGCTAGGGCCACCACCACTGTCAGATGGCGCTCATGCTGTCAACCCGATTGATGTGACCTCACCCGTTGAAGCAAGCATCAACTTCACGTCGTTGGCCAAACCCATCGTACGCTATCAATATGA ACCTTTGAGTGCCACGAGAGAACGGCAAGGCATACTCGCTGAGAATTTCGGACAAAACCATGTGCGAGAGATGCTTTCGCAGATGAAGGAAGAGATCAGAGATATCGACTTGCATTGGGCTGACCAGTTCATCGAGAACCTGTTCCCAAACAATGAAGCCGAGGTCGAGTTGGCTCTCAAGCGTGCGCAGACGgagcttcctccccctcttgACCACGCCCTCACTTTCAACATGGCCCTCGACCTCAGCGGCGCTACCCGTAAGATGAAGGCATATATGTTTCCCATGGCCAAGAATCTTGCCACCGGCCGTCATCGCGATGCGCGAGATGCAGGATTCGACGCCATACGGAACTTGAAGCCGCACGGCGATAAGCTGGTCCCTGCCGTCGATTTTCTCGACAGGTACTGGGATACTTGCCCCGAGAGGTTGATCCTGGACATGATTGGCATGGATTGCATCGACCCGTCCAAGGCCCGGATCAAGATCTATGCACACGTGTCGACGCGCAACAGCTGGGACTTGATCCGTCACGTCTCCACGTTCGGCGGACAA GCAACCGACCCCGATCGCCTGAGGGGGCTTGAAATCTTACACTCGCTCTGGGATGTTTTGCGGAACGAGCAGTCCAATCCTGGCGAAGACTACGACAAGCCTATGCGACATCCGACCTCGTTCCTGGGAAGCATCATGTTCAGCTTCGAGATAGTGCCCGGCCGCCAAATCCCTGAAGTCAAGAT ATACGTTCCCATGTGGCAATACTCGCCGAGCGATGGTCATGTGGCCAAAAACCTGATCTCTGCGTTCCAGAAGCTAGGCTGGCATGACGTTGCTGAA AACTACTTGCCCAACCTACGCCGGACGTTTCCTGGTGCCGATCTCGActcgccgtcatcggtgCTGCACAGCAATCTGTCGTACTCGTACTCTCCAGCGACAGGTGCATACATAAGCGTCTACTATGCGGTCAGCGGGAATGCCACTACTGCGACTGGTCAGGCAGAGTAA
- a CDS encoding phytase, which yields MILNGLLLLPLLWRAFLLPVLPCRAAFFRLDTNAMGIKHLACAAAVAAFAAHPWLATTAAAAAVNLELNITALTGGEIESDWTNVFYSREKSPLLLGNDGGAATGGFRAWDLSSDSPLSEVKAVITGRTKLVTTVYNVTGKDLAVTIAMPDSVIRVYELPAFTEIEAARTTKLGDWSAICSWRSKSLNDYVFLFGKTLVVQYLVRQGKSSVELVEVQSIPTPTEFSGCAVVQSQAKMIATADDDKDLYIFDLKESTTAPDVTKLGEASEDVTGVAVYASNSTGLDYLFVAQESSVAVYEYPFDLLGTVKLTGLEDIEVQGLSLYQGSTAKYPSGALGFAVEADNDVAGFGLLSLDGALGELGVSVNTAYDPRSQTGCRARSNICDACSGNGYCQENALGCACFAGFTGDKCDAFRCTDDCSAHGECVGPDRCECASGWGGLHCSFLLVEPSFETEQNGGDGDDPAIWISPESADRSRIVTTTKSTVGAGLGVFDLAGKLLQTIPAAEPNNVDIIYNFQAGDRKVDLAFAACRGDDTLCLFEMTSNGTLKEIPGGVQPVVPDYTVYGSCVYKSPKTGKQYLFVNEKSARYLQYELTATPNGTLQTALVRDFTGGSGGQVEGCVTDEDNGWIFLGEEPSALWRYGAEPDSKEAGLRIAQVGDGRTYADVEGVTLVYGARPDQGYVIVSNQGVSAYNVYRRAEPHDYVTTFTITGSADGRVDAVSNTDGIAAVGTHLGRDFPHGLVVTHDDANQLPNGSTSAEASFKLVSLEKILGAGALKSLNLLDDVDAKWDPRS from the exons ATGATATTAAATGGgttgctcctcctccctctcttgtGGCGGGCATTTCTCCTGCCCGTCTTGCCATGTCGAGCTGCCTTCTTTCGACTTGACACAAACGCCATGGGTATCAAGCATCTCGCCTGCGCTGCGGCCGTTGCCGCCTTCGCGGCGCACCCTTGGCTGGcaaccaccgccgccgccgccgccgtcaacctcGAGCTCAACATCACCGCCCTGACCGGTGGCGAAATCGAGTCGGACTGGACAAACGTCTTCTACTCCAGGGAGAagtcgccgctgctgctcgggAACGACGGCGGGGCCGCCACGGGGGGGTTCCGCGCGTGGGACCTGAGCAGCGACTCGCCGCTGtccgaggtcaaggccgtgATCACCGGCCGCACCAAGCTCGTCACGACGGTCTACAACGTCACCGGCAAAGACCTCGCGGTCACGATTGCGATGCCCGACTCCGTCATCCGCGTGTACGAGCTGCCGGCCTTCACGGAGATCGAGGCCGCGCGGACGACCAAGCTCGGCGACTGGTCGGCCATTTGCTCGTGGCGCAGCAAGAGCCTAAACGACTACGTCTTCCTCTTTGGCAAGACGCTGGTTGTGCAGTACCTCGTTCGGCAGGGGAAGAGCTCCGTCGAGCTGGTCGAA GTCCAAAGCATTCCAACCCCAACCGAGTTCTCCGGTTGCGCCGTGGTCCAGTCGCAGGCCAAGATgatcgccaccgccgacgacgacaaggaccTCTACATCTTTGACCTCAAAGAGTCCACCACCGCCCCGGACGTCACcaagctcggcgaggcctcGGAGGACGTgaccggcgtcgccgtctaCGCCTCCAACTCCACCGGCTTGGACTACCTGTTCGTGGCCCAGGAGagcagcgtcgccgtctaCGAATACCCCTTCGACCTGCTCGGCACCGTCAAGCTgaccggcctcgaggacatCGAGGTCCAGGGCCTCAGCCTCTACCAGGGGTCGACCGCCAAGTACCCGAGCGGCGCGctcggcttcgccgtcgaggcggacaacgacgtcgccgggTTCGGCCTGCTGTCCTTGGACGGCgcgctcggcgagctcggcgtgTCGGTCAACACCGCCTACGACCCGCGGAGCCAGACCGGATGCCGCGCCCGCTCTAACATCTGCGACGCCTGCTCCGGCAACGGCTACTGCCAGGAGAACGCGCTCGGCTGTGCCTGCTTCGCCGGCTTCACGGGGGACAAGTGCGACGCGTTCCGATGCACCGACGACTGCTCCGCGCATGGCGAGTGCGTCGGGCCGGACCGGTGCGAGTGCGCGAGCGGATGGGGCGGGCTTCACTGCTCGTTCCTCCTGGTCGAGCCCTCGTTCGAGACGGAGcagaacggcggcgacggcgacgacccGGCCATCTGGATCTCGCCCGAGTCGGCCGACAGGTCCCGCATCGTCACCACGACCAAGtccaccgtcggcgccggcctcggcgtcttcgacctcgccggcaaACTGCTCCAGACGAtcccggccgccgagccGAACAACGTCGACATCATCTACAACTTCCAGGCGGGCGACCGGAAGGTCGACCTCGCTTTCGCCGCCTGTCGCGGAGATGATACGCTGTG TCTCTTCGAGATGACTTCGAACGGCACGCTCAAGGAGatccccggcggcgtccagCCCGTCGTGCCCGACTACACCGTCTACGGCTCCTGCGTCTACAAGTCCCCCAAGACCGGCAAGCAGTACCTCTTCGTCAACGAGAAGTCGGCCCGCTACCTCCAGTACGAgctgacggcgacgcccaaCGGCACCCTCCAGACGGCGCTCGTCCGCGACTTCAccggcggctccggcggGCAGGTGGAGGGGTGCGTCACGGACGAGGATAACGGCTGGatcttcctcggcgaggaacCGTCGGCCCTGTGGCGGTACGGCGCCGAGCCGGACTCCAAGGAGGCCGGGCTGCGGATCGCGcaggtcggcgacggccggacgtacgccgacgtcgagggcgtcaccCTGGTCTACGGCGCGAGGCCGGACCAGGGGTACGTGATCGTCTCCAACCAGGGCGTCAGCGCCTACAACGTGTACAGGCGGGCCGAGCCCCACGACTACGTGACCACCTTCACCATCACCGGgtccgccgacggccgcgtcgacgccgtgtcCAACAcggacggcatcgccgccgtcggcacccATCTCGGCCGGGACTTCCCgcacggcctcgtcgtcacgCACGACGACGCGAACCAGCTGCCCAACGGCAGCACGAGCGCCGAGGCGAGCTTCAAGCTGGTCAGCCTGGAGAAGATTCTGGGCGCTGGGGCGCTCAAGTCGCTCAACCTGctggacgatgtcgacgcgAAGTGGGATCCGAGGAGTTGA